One window of the Candidatus Binataceae bacterium genome contains the following:
- a CDS encoding CoA transferase, whose translation MADGPLAGFRILDLTQAVSGPFCTMLLGDLGADVIKVEAPTGDTTRLITRPGKNGVGAYYLMFNRNKRGIVIDLRQEQGRDLVRRLAGKCDAMIENNRPGVADRLGVGYADVRKINPKIVYCAIHGFAPDGEMADAPAYDPVIQGFTGMAAIQGGPGGKPTAVKTVLADKISGLTAAIGIVAALHAARSRGVGQYLRVPMVEAMLNFVANDTMVGYAFIPEDEYKHQTPKNGSLDPFRTKDGYVSIAPYTDDQWQRLLAGVGHPEWWDVPDRRERLRTCLRGIAQLFPERESAHWLKVIEEADCPGGPVHTYETLFSDPEIVANENFTIWEHPQAGAVRTVNPGMRFSETPAKFRRRPPALGEHTEEVLREAGIPLEQLAELRADKVIN comes from the coding sequence ATGGCCGACGGACCGCTCGCTGGATTTCGCATTCTCGATCTCACTCAGGCCGTCTCCGGACCCTTCTGCACGATGCTGCTTGGCGATCTCGGCGCCGACGTCATCAAGGTTGAAGCGCCGACCGGCGACACCACGCGGCTGATCACGCGGCCCGGAAAGAATGGTGTGGGCGCCTACTACCTGATGTTCAACCGCAACAAGCGCGGCATCGTGATTGATTTGCGCCAGGAGCAGGGGCGCGATCTGGTGCGGCGGCTCGCCGGCAAATGCGATGCGATGATCGAGAATAACCGCCCCGGCGTTGCCGATCGGCTCGGCGTCGGCTATGCGGATGTCCGCAAAATTAACCCCAAGATCGTCTATTGTGCGATCCACGGCTTTGCGCCCGATGGCGAGATGGCCGACGCGCCCGCATATGATCCGGTCATCCAGGGTTTTACCGGAATGGCGGCCATTCAGGGTGGTCCGGGCGGCAAGCCCACGGCGGTTAAAACCGTGCTCGCCGACAAAATCAGCGGCCTGACCGCAGCAATCGGCATCGTCGCCGCGCTGCACGCCGCCCGCAGCCGCGGCGTCGGCCAATACCTCCGTGTGCCGATGGTCGAGGCGATGCTGAATTTCGTCGCCAATGACACGATGGTCGGTTACGCCTTCATTCCGGAAGACGAGTACAAGCATCAGACGCCGAAGAATGGCAGCCTCGATCCGTTCCGCACCAAAGACGGCTACGTCAGCATCGCGCCGTATACTGATGATCAGTGGCAGCGCTTGCTCGCCGGCGTCGGACATCCCGAGTGGTGGGACGTGCCGGATCGGCGAGAGCGGCTGCGCACCTGTCTGCGCGGGATCGCGCAACTCTTCCCCGAGCGCGAAAGCGCGCATTGGCTCAAGGTTATCGAAGAGGCGGATTGTCCCGGCGGGCCGGTCCACACCTATGAAACGCTCTTCAGCGATCCCGAGATCGTCGCCAACGAGAATTTCACCATCTGGGAGCATCCGCAGGCCGGAGCGGTACGGACGGTGAATCCTGGGATGCGCTTCAGCGAGACGCCGGCAAAATTCCGGCGCCGCCCGCCGGCGCTCGGCGAGCATACCGAGGAAGTGCTGCGCGAGGCCGGCATCCCGCTCGAGCAGCTCGCGGAGCTGCGCGCCGATAAAGTGATCAACTAG